One Acropora palmata chromosome 2, jaAcrPala1.3, whole genome shotgun sequence genomic window carries:
- the LOC141873990 gene encoding uncharacterized protein LOC141873990 produces the protein MMNRTTKEGANRGKRRDRVGHRKKRVAPEGMTSDPSNSVSRSGSCAIVETSANISEKHVPNKRLPPLVPPAKVLPLKNVDMELHPRESIARKRPIGSEENVLGNLPSSGNRAHDSSHSPSPRRRNENMTSYERMLQRQRGHKKIQKAYAILRSEPEDELDSVRVEQTNTSGSKTSLQSHSSLAPSRPELNQTLLQYFAKLSGSLEVDDALDFGYIQSLLNDGASVNASDRYGQTLLHEVSRTWGTEVAQFLIDQGADINKHDDYGRTPLHVAASVDYPEMVRFLIEKGANVHARTAGEDQSPLYYASKNEAVQCVKILLAYGADIEARDYKLRTPLHVAAEHKSAEVTRLLLDEGASAGVKDDNGMSALSLLISQMPVVAYRALDQFHSVDRINRKQNFYLNLLENCDSPKEMKTPVPSPLQAASLSNCLDLVKHPIFQRLIDVKWRYFRMEAWLNILPNFVLTILYTVFACSMPREVSAFYTPLSQQWWKIVIEIVFLMIMLNEIRKEVKEYYRSKKQSRKLIKWRRRELERDLAFCHPRWPQEKSFVEQELRMIKQDKGNKQIYLSDPWNLFDWLTYAMLMVVIALHFVTVNIENEKYDRVFVGILSCSVIPVWVRLLKYARPFPGQGPFVVMLGHIIDDTSKWLFVILVFYIPYGAALWVMFGPRAQTPIQGYDTVFSLFYSILRISLLDSYNFNELDKAAPYMSRILCGSFIIIAAIVLINLYIALLSNTFQRVYDNARATAAMQRARLLQDLELDASMKKLKQYREFITKNCSPEEADYIAVLSEEDEQNRKQEEKVSEIHNIVSKRLGGKRFGKLEKSDIDAVLENLESLARNQLELRRSLCSLSSNLEELKNTMLFLSEERMRDNQERVQQKETFERFASIVHRLEAIYAVDDGRNPGKPLGNNQANQTEK, from the exons ATGATGAATCGCACGACAAAAGAAGGTGCAAATCGCGGAAAGCGTCGCGATCGAGTGGGGCACAGAAAGAAGAGAGTGGCTCCTGAAGGAATGACAAGCGACCCAAGCAATTCAGTTTCTAGAAGTGGATCTTGCGCTattgttgaaacgtcagcaAATATCAGCGAAAAGCATGTTCCAAATAAGCGGCTTCCTCCTCTGGTTCCTCCTGCCAAGGTTTTGCCATTGAAAAATGTTGACATGGAGCTTCATCCTCGTGAAAGCATCGCAAGAAAGCGACCAATCGGTTCCGAAGAGAACGTCTTGGGAAACTTGCCTTCAAGCGGAAACAGGGCCCATGATAGTTCACATAGCCCGAGTCCGAGAAGACGAAACGAAAATATGACGAGCTATGAAAGAATGTTGCAACGACAGAGAGGTCACAAGAAGATTCAAAAAGCTTACGCTATTTTACGCAGTGAGCCAGAAGATGAACTTGATTCAGTACGTGTGGAACAAACCAACACTAGTGGGTCCAAAACGTCCCTTCAGAGTCATTCTTCACTAGCCCCATCCAGACCGGAACTTAACCAGACCTTACTTCAGTATTTTGCTAAGCTGTCAGGATCTTTGGAAGTTGATGATGCCTTGGATTTCGGCTACATTCAGTCGTTGCTAAATGATGGGGCGTCAGTCAACGCCAGTGATCGATATGGTCAAACTTTGCTTCATGAAGTGTCGAGAACCTGGGGAACGGAGGTCGCACAGTTTTTGATTGACCAAG GTGCAGATATCAACAAACACGATGATTACGGCCGAACACCGTTGCATGTAGCTGCCTCAGTAGATTATCCAGAGATGGTGAGATTTCTGATCGAAAAAGGCGCCAATGTGCATGCGCGAACTGCTGGCGAGGACCAGAGTCCACTGTATTATGCTTCAAAGAACGAGGCTGTGCAGTGTGTAAAGATTCTATTGGCTTATGGAGCTGACATTGAAGCGAGAGACTACAAGTTACGTACTCCACTTCAT GTGGCAGCCGAACACAAGAGCGCTGAGGTAACACGTTTACTTTTGGACGAGGGAGCCTCCGCTGGAGTAAAAGATGACAATGGAATGTCAGCGCTCTCTCTTCTAATCTCTCAGATGCCTGTCGTG GCATATAGAGCACTTGACCAATTCCACTCAGTCGATCGAATTAATCGGAAACAGAACTTTTACCTGAATTTGCTTGAAAACTGCGACAGCcctaaagaaatgaaaactcCAGTCCCATCACCATTACAAGCTGCATCTTTGTCAAACTGTCTTGACCTCGTGAAGCACCCGATCTTCCAACGCCTTATCGATGTGAAATGGCGGTACTTTCGGATGGAGGCATGGCTGAATATCCTTCCTAACTTTGTGTTGACCATATTGTACACCGTCTTTGCGTGTTCCATGCCTCGAGAAGTCAGCGCTTTTTACACGCCGCTAAGCCAACAATGGTGGAAAATTGTGATTGAAATTGTGTTCCTTATGATAATGCTCAATGAAATCCGAAAGGAAGTAAAAGAATATTACCGCTCAAAGAAGCAATCCCGCAAACTCATAAAGTGGAGGAGGAGGGAATTAGAGCGAGACTTAGCTTTCTGTCACCCACGATGGCCTCAAGAGAAATCTTTTGTGGAGCAAGAGCTCCGAATGATCAAACAAGACAagggaaataaacaaatatatttatcAGATCCATGGAACCTTTTCGACTGGCTTACCTATGCTATGCTCATGGTAGTAATTGCTCTTCACTTTGTGACAGTGAACATAGAAAATGAGAAATATGATCGCGTTTTTGTTGGGATACTCTCATGCTCTGTGATCCCAGTTTGGGTTCGATTGCTTAAGTATGCCCGACCCTTCCCCGGACAGGGACCTTTCGTCGTAATGCTAGGTCACATCATCGACGACACTTCAAAATGGTTATTCGTGATTTTGGTGTTCTATATACCCTATGGTGCTGCCCTGTGGGTGATGTTTGGGCCCCGCGCTCAAACCCCTATTCAGGGTTACGACACTGTCTTTAGTCTGTTTTACAGCATTCTTCGGATTTCCTTGTTGGACAGCTACAATTTTAATGAACTGGATAAGGCAGCGCCCTACATGTCCCGTATTCTTTGTGGCTCATTCATAATCATTGCCGCAATTGTTCTCATTAATCTCTACATCGCACTCTTATCGAACACATTTCAACGAGTATACGACAATGCACGTGCAACCGCGGCAATGCAGCGGGCTCGGCTCCTGCAAGATCTAGAACTGGACGCGTCCatgaagaaactgaaacagtaCAGAGAGTTCATAACCAAAAATTGTAGCCCCGAAGAGGCTGACTATATAGCAGTTCTTtcagaagaagacgaacaaaatcgaaaacaagaagagaAAGTTTCAGAGATTCACAATATTGTTAGCAAACGCTTAGGGGGAAAGAGATTTGGAAAACTAGAGAAAAGCGATATTGATGCAGTTTTGGAAAACTTGGAGAGTCTAGCGCGAAATCAGTTGGAACTGAGACGTTCGCTATGTTCACTGTCTTCAAATCTCGAGGAATTGAAGAACACCATGTTATTTCTGTCTGAAGAGCGCATGCGTGACAATCAAGAGAGAGTGCAGCAAAAGGAGACATTTGAGCGATTTGCATCGATAGTTCATAGACTTGAAGCCATATACGCCGTTGACGATGGAAGAAACCCTGGTAAACCATTAGGGAATAATCAAGCAAATCAAACAGAGAAATAA
- the LOC141874444 gene encoding neuropeptide Y receptor type 1-like, translated as MTNSTFAALYVSNSALNVSLAVLYSLIVFVGLIGNSLVIIIVCKSRSMFSTTNVLLANVAAADFISLVWCPIPLAVNLSGRRASGIVADYICKFFTGYAVTCVTVGVTYLSLVVLAMERYYAIIKPFNPAFVPTKQRMYFVIGGIWATAITCSLPGFILSEHDEKSGRCLDPWTLERARCQKSILVLNVIFSLFFSGCLCFCYFKILKGIYIDRTVCSVETAASRYSSMREKRKLAMISLTVTIAYYVCYLPFLTFEIYIAFESYRSVQENYEALYKIYRILGFIMYVNSCLNPFFYAFQSSNYRMNLKRIFTRTGNLTAETRTISRRT; from the coding sequence ATGACTAACTCGACCTTTGCCGCTCTTTACGTCTCGAACTCTGCGTTAAATGTGTCGCTCGCCGTACTTTACTCGTTGATCGTGTTTGTGGGTCTCATTGGAAACAGTTTAGTTATCATTATCGTGTGCAAAAGCAGATCGATGTTTTCTACGACAAATGTATTGCTAGCGAATGTTGCCGCCGCAGATTTCATTTCGTTGGTGTGGTGTCCAATACCTTTAGCAGTTAATCTGTCGGGAAGACGTGCTTCTGGGATAGTCGCTGACTACATTTGCAAGTTTTTCACGGGGTACGCTGTAACCTGTGTTACTGTCGGAGTCACATACCTAAGTCTTGTGGTGCTGGCGATGGAGCGCTACTATGCCATTATCAAACCGTTTAATCCAGCTTTTGTGCCTACAAAACAGCGCATGTATTTCGTCATTGGTGGTATCTGGGCTACAGCGATCACATGCTCTCTTCCTGGTTTTATTCTAAGCGAACACGACGAAAAATCTGGAAGGTGCCTCGATCCGTGGACCCTGGAAAGAGCGAGGTGTCAGAAATCTATTCTGGTCTTAAATGtgattttttcattatttttttccggttgtttgtgtttttgctatttcaagattttgaaaggGATATATATTGACCGAACTGTGTGCTCCGTTGAAACTGCTGCCTCGCGTTACTCGTCCATGAGagaaaaacgaaaacttgCAATGATTTCTCTCACAGTTACAATAGCCTATTACGTGTGTTACCTcccatttttaacttttgagaTCTATATTGCTTTTGAGTCGTATCGGTCTGTACAAGAAAATTACGAAGCACTGTACAAAATTTACCGCATTTTAGGGTTTATCATGTACGTAAATTCGTGTTTAAACCCATTTTTCTACGCGTTCCAGAGCTCAAATTATAGGATGAACTTGAAGAGAATTTTTACACGGACAGGAAATTTAACGGCAGAGACTAGGACAATTTCCAGGCGGACATAA